In Arthrobacter sp. UKPF54-2, the following are encoded in one genomic region:
- a CDS encoding ABC transporter substrate-binding protein codes for MKLASKIPLLGLGVVLSLSMAACGGSAQGTSVVTATAEVKTEDGLVINGENIADKATYEKAKTQTLSLYSGYTESSESALVAAFSKDTGIKVNVVRLTPNKLAERVQSEQGAGKLGADVIRTSDYRIAKTLEDAKVWKTYDVPGAAQFKDVSIDGGQFTRMFNSVYTLGYNTQLVKEADAPKSWADAVSGKWQGKLGIVQGGSGGSTASLSRFMESKMGSDYFAKYAAQKPTIYDSLGAEATALARGEVAVGTVTISGTNISAVQDKAPVKFIVPDEGLVAYDYYLGMAGSATNLEAAKVFMNYNLSKQGQKVFAQLGEYPARTDVEPPTIMGIKLPAADSGKVYRMANSDATSFGKDDLAKWNKVFGYSK; via the coding sequence ATGAAGTTAGCGTCCAAAATCCCCCTGCTCGGACTCGGCGTCGTCCTCTCGCTGAGCATGGCCGCCTGCGGCGGCTCCGCCCAGGGCACCAGCGTTGTCACCGCCACGGCGGAGGTGAAGACCGAGGACGGCCTGGTGATCAACGGCGAAAACATCGCGGACAAGGCCACCTATGAGAAGGCCAAGACGCAGACGCTGAGCCTGTATTCGGGCTACACGGAGTCCTCCGAGAGCGCCCTGGTGGCCGCCTTCAGCAAGGACACCGGTATTAAGGTCAACGTGGTGCGCCTGACGCCGAACAAGCTCGCCGAGCGCGTCCAGTCCGAGCAGGGCGCCGGCAAGCTGGGGGCGGACGTCATCCGCACCTCGGACTACCGGATCGCCAAGACCCTGGAGGACGCAAAGGTCTGGAAGACCTACGACGTGCCAGGCGCCGCGCAGTTCAAGGACGTCTCGATCGACGGCGGCCAGTTCACCCGCATGTTCAACTCCGTCTACACGCTCGGCTACAACACCCAGCTGGTCAAGGAAGCGGACGCCCCGAAGTCCTGGGCCGACGCCGTCAGCGGCAAGTGGCAGGGCAAGCTGGGCATCGTCCAAGGCGGCTCCGGCGGCAGCACCGCCTCCTTGAGCCGGTTCATGGAATCGAAGATGGGCTCGGACTACTTCGCCAAGTACGCGGCGCAGAAGCCCACCATCTATGACTCCCTTGGCGCCGAGGCCACCGCGCTGGCCCGCGGCGAGGTGGCGGTGGGAACCGTGACCATCAGCGGCACCAACATCTCCGCCGTGCAGGACAAGGCCCCGGTGAAGTTCATTGTTCCGGATGAGGGACTCGTGGCCTACGACTACTACCTGGGCATGGCGGGGTCCGCCACGAACCTTGAGGCGGCCAAGGTGTTCATGAACTACAACCTGTCCAAGCAGGGCCAGAAGGTTTTCGCGCAGCTGGGCGAATACCCGGCCCGCACCGACGTTGAGCCGCCCACCATCATGGGTATCAAGCTGCCGGCCGCCGACTCCGGCAAGGTCTACCGGATGGCGAACTCCGACGCGACCAGCTTCGGCAAGGACGACCTGGCCAAGTGGAACAAGGTCTTCGGCTACAGCAAGTAA